Proteins encoded together in one Shewanella oneidensis MR-1 window:
- a CDS encoding carboxypeptidase M32, with protein MDTAMNTKEPTPSYDKLTAHFQKISHFEHFSALGNWDQAAMMPLGGGSERGDAMAELALHIHTLKTAPHLGDNLALAAQEVLTSEQHANLREMQYQYRQATLVPGELVQAKTKMAYQCENAWREQRKNNDWQGFKPNLKAIIALAREEALIRAQAQNIFPYDALLDKFEPGMTTAKLEQTFGNLKTWLPTLIQNVLEKQACEPTLKLNGPFDIKAQQALGRDVMAYLGFDFNHGRLDISSHPFCGGVPSDVRITTRYNEADFNSAIMGIVHETGHARYEQGLPKQWCGQPAGLARSMGVHESQSLFCEMQLGANPAFLRQLQPLIKQHLGCEFSAQDLARHYTRVNPGLIRVDADEVTYPCHILLRFEAEKAFIDGSLSVDDLPDFWSSQMQQLLGINTEGNYRDGCMQDIHWAVGELGYFPSYTLGAMYAAQCRFAMERSLGPIENLIDNGQLSQVFDWLGKHIWSKGSLFTTDELIIQASGEPLNSQYLAKHLTQRYLG; from the coding sequence ATGGATACCGCTATGAATACCAAAGAACCTACACCAAGTTACGACAAACTCACAGCTCATTTCCAGAAAATTTCACATTTTGAGCATTTTAGCGCGCTGGGCAATTGGGATCAGGCAGCAATGATGCCCTTGGGCGGCGGCAGTGAGCGTGGCGATGCCATGGCCGAACTGGCATTGCATATCCATACCCTTAAAACGGCCCCTCACCTTGGTGACAATCTCGCCCTTGCCGCGCAAGAAGTGCTTACCTCAGAACAACACGCCAACCTAAGGGAAATGCAATATCAATATCGGCAGGCAACCTTAGTGCCCGGCGAGCTGGTTCAAGCCAAAACCAAGATGGCCTATCAGTGTGAAAACGCTTGGCGCGAGCAACGCAAAAACAATGATTGGCAAGGCTTTAAACCCAATCTTAAGGCGATAATCGCCCTTGCGAGGGAAGAAGCCTTGATCCGCGCCCAAGCGCAAAACATTTTCCCCTACGATGCCCTGCTCGATAAGTTTGAGCCCGGCATGACTACAGCAAAACTTGAGCAAACCTTCGGTAATTTAAAAACTTGGCTACCCACGCTCATCCAAAATGTACTCGAAAAACAAGCCTGTGAGCCAACACTTAAGCTTAATGGCCCATTCGATATCAAGGCGCAGCAAGCCCTCGGTCGCGATGTGATGGCGTATTTAGGATTTGATTTTAACCATGGCAGGCTCGATATTAGTAGCCATCCATTCTGCGGTGGTGTGCCCAGTGATGTTCGCATCACCACCCGTTATAACGAAGCCGATTTTAACAGTGCGATCATGGGCATAGTGCATGAAACAGGACACGCCCGTTATGAACAGGGATTGCCAAAACAATGGTGTGGACAACCCGCTGGACTGGCTCGCTCGATGGGCGTCCATGAGAGCCAAAGCTTGTTTTGTGAAATGCAACTTGGTGCCAATCCCGCCTTTTTACGTCAATTGCAACCACTGATTAAACAACACTTAGGTTGCGAGTTCAGCGCCCAAGACTTAGCAAGACACTACACCCGCGTCAATCCAGGTCTTATCCGTGTCGATGCCGATGAGGTCACTTATCCTTGCCATATTTTATTGCGCTTCGAGGCCGAAAAAGCCTTTATCGACGGCAGCTTGAGCGTGGATGACCTACCCGACTTTTGGTCAAGCCAGATGCAACAACTACTAGGGATCAATACCGAGGGTAACTATCGCGATGGTTGTATGCAGGATATCCATTGGGCAGTCGGTGAGCTTGGCTATTTCCCTAGCTATACCCTAGGCGCCATGTATGCTGCTCAATGCCGTTTTGCAATGGAGCGAAGCTTAGGCCCCATTGAAAACCTTATCGATAACGGCCAGTTATCCCAAGTATTTGACTGGCTTGGCAAGCATATTTGGTCCAAAGGCTCATTATTCACAACCGATGAACTCATCATTCAAGCCTCGGGCGAGCCATTAAACAGCCAATATCTGGCTAAGCATTTAACTCAACGCTATTTGGGCTAA
- a CDS encoding DUF2960 domain-containing protein has protein sequence MARQVTYTFKGETKTIAFSYAKHHDLYEAVAEAEGIDLTKFLAMEQQIAMTSRKGAKAEKDYRKVEFARFGFSNIHFVRDEEPEA, from the coding sequence ATGGCGCGTCAAGTGACTTACACCTTCAAAGGTGAGACAAAAACCATTGCCTTTAGTTACGCTAAACACCACGATTTATACGAAGCCGTAGCGGAGGCCGAAGGCATTGACTTAACCAAGTTTCTGGCGATGGAACAACAAATTGCTATGACCTCGCGCAAAGGCGCCAAAGCCGAAAAAGACTATCGCAAAGTCGAATTTGCGCGCTTTGGGTTTAGCAATATCCACTTTGTACGTGATGAAGAACCCGAGGCCTAA
- a CDS encoding DMT family protein: MNPTLTTIGLLCLSNIFMTFAWYGHLKSLGSKPWIIAALVSWGIALFEYLLQVPANRIGYTVMNLGQLKILQEVITLSLFVPFAYFYMKEPLKLDYLWAGLCILGAVYFIFRSEFN, encoded by the coding sequence ATGAACCCCACCCTGACGACTATCGGTTTACTCTGTCTTAGCAATATTTTTATGACCTTTGCTTGGTACGGTCATTTAAAGTCTTTAGGTTCAAAGCCTTGGATTATCGCCGCCTTAGTCAGCTGGGGCATCGCCCTGTTTGAATACCTACTGCAAGTGCCCGCTAACCGTATCGGCTACACGGTGATGAATCTCGGACAATTAAAAATCTTGCAGGAGGTCATCACCTTAAGCTTATTTGTTCCCTTCGCTTACTTTTACATGAAGGAACCACTCAAACTCGATTATCTCTGGGCGGGCCTGTGCATTCTTGGTGCGGTATATTTTATTTTTAGAAGCGAATTTAATTAA
- a CDS encoding GNAT family N-acetyltransferase, with amino-acid sequence MLLRAITPQDWDAILQIQEECYSQLDPEPLHVLQSKWHVSPQSCFVFEVNESVVGYCLAHPWTTNMPPALYEPITHLPKADTLYLHDIAISAKAQGLGAGSKALMRLKQLADRFNLGSLSLVAVQGADSYWRKMGFTPKAIDKCLGSYTDDAMYMIYKLNHRDE; translated from the coding sequence ATGTTATTGCGTGCAATCACCCCACAGGATTGGGATGCTATTTTACAGATCCAGGAAGAATGTTATTCTCAACTGGATCCTGAACCCCTGCATGTATTGCAAAGCAAGTGGCACGTCTCACCTCAATCCTGTTTTGTGTTTGAGGTGAATGAATCAGTGGTGGGCTATTGCCTCGCCCACCCTTGGACCACCAATATGCCTCCCGCACTTTATGAGCCCATCACCCATTTACCTAAGGCCGATACTCTGTATCTGCACGATATTGCCATATCGGCAAAAGCCCAAGGTTTAGGCGCAGGTTCCAAGGCCTTAATGCGCCTAAAGCAGCTTGCCGATCGCTTTAACTTAGGTTCCTTATCCTTAGTTGCGGTGCAAGGTGCTGATAGCTACTGGCGCAAAATGGGCTTTACACCTAAGGCAATAGATAAATGCCTTGGCAGCTACACAGATGATGCCATGTACATGATTTATAAACTTAATCATCGAGATGAATGA